Below is a genomic region from Rhodococcus sp. WMMA185.
TCATCCGAGGACAAGGTGAAGTCTGGTGGATGCGGTTCGCGCCGCGCGGGAGGCACCGGCTGAACGTTCACGCTCTGATCGTAACTTCGAGCCCTCGGCCCGAAGGTTCAGACGGTTTGCCCGCTGGTATCGACGTCTCGGCGTGGGGACTACCCACGCCGAGACGTCAACGAGTCACGCTTGGTCTTCAGGCAAGCGCGGCAACGGCCGACGCGTACATGGTGGACTTGATCGCGCCCAAAGTGCCGGGGTCCTTTTGACCGATCGGGGCGACGAGGTCGATTGCGCTGTCGAGGACCGCGCCTTCCGGGGCGGTCGCATCCACCAGTCCGCCGGTGTGCGCTTCGGTTCCGCCGAAACGATGACCCGTAGTCATGGCCTTGACCGCGGTCTGCGGGTTCAGCTTCGACTGGATCAGTGCAGCCATCCCCGGCGTGAACGGAATGTGGATGTCGACCTCGGGGAAGCAGTAGAAACCACGGTCGGATCGCATCACGCGGTAGTCGTGGGCAATTCCGAACATGGCGCCGGCACCGAACGCATGCCCGCCTATGGCAGCCACCGTGGGCAACGGAAACGTCAGAATTCGGCTGAAGAGCGCATGTACTCTCCCGACATACCAATCCGTGCGCTCGCCGTTGGCCATCAGCCACTCGAGATCGAGGCCGTTGGAGTAGAACTTCCCGGTCGACGTGGTGACGAGGGCCTGCGAGCCTTGCTCCTGCACGTCGTCGAGGAGTCCGTTTACCGTGTCGAGCCACTCGGGAGAGAAGCGGTTCTCGTCATCGCCGAGATCGAGAACGGCGATCTTGTCCCGGTAGGTGAGTGTGGCAGTCATGAGGAGCCTTTCGTGTTGATTTCATGACGTTTCCCCGGAGTTGGGGGGTCTAGGTCGAGGACGGCACGGACGGCTACCTCCAAGTGTCGGCGCATGGCGGTGTCCGGTTTCCGCCGACCATGCAGAAGAAGCCCGGTGGGGAGGCCTACGACGCAGGACTCGATCACTTCTACTGCGCGACCGTCCTTGCGCTCCCACAGAGCCAGAGCCAACCGGGTGAACAGTTCCGTGAGGACGGAATCGAGGCGCGACAACTCATCCGAAACACCCTCGGGGACATCCGCCCCCAGTAGTTCATCCCGGCGCACGGTGAGAAGAAACCGTGACGACTGCGGGAAGCGCTCGGCGAAGATCGCCGGGCTGTCGGCCGCCGCAACAACCGCATCCACCGCGGCGGCCCTGCCATCTGCCGAAAGGCAGGCCAGTGCCTGCTCGACCGACTCCTGTTGAACACCGAGGAATCGGTGCGCAGCCCGCAGCCAGGCGCGCCCGACCAACCCGCCCCGCGAGCCGAACGCGTGATAGATCGCGCCATTGGACATCTCGGTGGCCCCGGCGACCGCACGCAGCGTGACCGCGCTCGGCCCGCCCTCGACGGCCAGCCTTTCGGCGGCATCGAGTGCGTCGTCGAGATCGTGAACGCGCGGCCTGGGCATGCAGCGAACGATAGCAGATCAAGCGTTCTATTACTCATCGGTAGGTTTGTGAGGTTCGATACGCCCCGCATCGGGAGTTGGTTGGGTGCTCTGAGCGTCGCCGGCCCAGAAAATCACGGGTGCTATCGGCCCGGAGAAGCTAATGTCTGCGGCGGCCCAACCTGCGTTCCGTCGAGGAAGCGCACCGAGACCGAACCGACCATCGACTGGAATCCATACCCAAAAAGATCGCCCCCAAGGTCCTGAACTGGGCCTCCATCATCGACGACGACACAGTCGACCAGGCCAGGTCCCTCGCCGAGCTGCCGTTCATCCACCAGCACGTCGCACTCATGCCCGACGCCCACCTGGGCAAGGGCTCGAGTGTGGGCACCGTGATTCCTACGAGGGGCGCGGTGATCCCAGCCGCGGTCGGGGTCGACATCGGCTGCGGCTGCTCGGTCATCCGGACCAACGTGCACAAGGAGGACGTGGACGCGAATCTGGTGTCCGGCCACACGCTGGCCGAGCTGCGCGAGGCGGTCGAGGACGCGATCCCGATGTCAGCGGGCAACTACAACCCCCGCTTCGACAGGTACGAGTTCACCGCCAAGCGGATCGCCGCCCTCGAGACGATGGCCGCCGACAGCGAGGTCGACCTGTCGCACTCGCCGCGGTGGCGCGAGCAACTGGGCACGCTCGGCGGTGGGAACCACTTCACGGAGGCGTGCTTCTGTAAGGACGATCAGGTCTGGCTCACGCTGCACTCCGGCAGCCGTGGTGTGGGAAACAAGATCGCGCAGAAGCACATCAAGATCGCGCAGCAGATGTGTGAGAAGTGGTTCGTCCCGCTCACCGACAGGGATCACGCCTACCTGCCCGAGGACACCGACGAGTTCTGGCGCTACATCAAGGATCTGCGCTGGGCCCAGGCGTTCGCGCTGGCCAACCGGGGCGAGATGCTCGACAGATTCCGGCTGGCCTTCGCCGAGTGGATGGGCCTGGACCCCGACCAGATCGAGACCGACCGGATCGAGAGCCACCACAACTACACCGAGCAGACAACCATGGGCGGCAAGACCTTGTGGCTGACCCGCAAGGGAGCCGTGGACGCCTCGCCGGGCAAGCGTGGAATCATCCCAGGCTCGATGGGGACGCGGTCCTACATCACCGAGGGAAAGGGCAACGCCGCGTCGTTCCACTCGGCTCCGCATGGGGCAGGACGAATGTTCTCCCGCACCGAAGCACGCAAGCGCTTCACGCTCGACGACCTCGAGCAGTCGATGGCGGGCATCGAGTACCGCCACGGAAAGGAGTGGATCGACGAGATCCCCGCGGCCTACAAGGCGATCGATGTGGTGATGGAGGACGCATCCGACCTGGTCACGATCCTGCACGAGCTGCGCCAGTTCCTGAATGTCAAGGGACAGTAGGGGGCTAGCGGCGGTAATTACTGGAATCACGAGGATGATGGGTGTCGGATCCCGCGGCCGCGGAGCGATGCCCGGACTCGGTCGGCTACTACCGTCGGGGCGTCCGCATCAGGTGAGAACCCACGATCGTCGTCTACGCGTTCAGCACCAGCGGGGTGATGGCGTCCAATTGGGGCGCGATACGCTCGCGCTCGACTTCGATGTCGTAGCGGTCCTGCAGGTTCATCCAGAACCGTTCGCTGGTCGAGAAGTACCGGGCCAGCCGGAGGGCAGTGTCCGGGGAGATACGGCGCTTGCCGTGCACGATCTCGTTGATCCGGCGCGGCGGAACCCCGATCGCGACAGCTAGGTGGTGCTGGGTGATCCCGAATGCCTTGATGTACTCCTCGTTGAGGATCTCCCCTGGGGTGACCCGGTCGAAAAGTGGTTCGTTCTGTGCGTTCATGGTCACTCCTCGAGCTGTTGCCTGTCGTGGGTCTGCTGTCAGTGGTAGTCGGCGATTTCCACATCGCGGGGGCCGCTCGCGGTCCAGACGAAACAGATCCGCCATTGATCGTCGATTCGGATGCTGTGCTGCCCCTTACGGTCTCCTACCAGCTTTTCCAGCCGGTTACCTGGCGGAATGCGAAGGTCGTTGATGTCGTCCGCGGCGTCGAGGATCAGCAGTTTCCGGTATGCCGCTCGCTGAACCTCTGGGCCGAGTTGGCGGCTGTGGCGACGGCCCCACACCTTCTCGGCCTCTTTGCCGGCGAATTTTAACGCGACGCGTCATTAACGCCAAGCGTTACGCGGCGGCCTCGGGGGCGAACCGGATTCGCTCCGAACTCCTCCTCTGCGATCTTCAGAGATATAAGATCGACGAGATCCCCGCGGCCTACAAGGCGATCGACGTGGTGATGGAAGACGCATCCGACCTGGTCACAGTCCTGCACGAGCTACGCCAGTTTCTGAATGTCAAGGGACAGTAGAGGACTCGAACTGCTAGCTTCCATAGCGTGAGCGCCGAAGCATCCTCTTTCGAGTTCGTCCGCACAACACGCGAACACTTCCCTCAACTGCAGCGATGGCTCCGCGAACCACACGTCGCGAGGTTCTGGAACCAAGAGACCTCGGACGCCGACATCGAACGGGATTTCGGAGGCAGCATCGACGGCACCGAACCCAGAGAGGACTTTCTCGTCCTCCGCGATGGATCACCGTTCGGATTCATCCAGCGGTACCGGATCGCCGACTACCCCGAGGATCTCGAACTCCTGACCAAGCTCGTCGAGATCCCGGCGGGGAGTATCTCGATCGACTACTTCGTCGGCGACCCGCAAAACACCGGCCGCGGCCTGGGCACCTCGATGCTCATCGCCTTCGCCGCCAAGTGCCGCGCCGACCTACCAGACGCCACCACGATCATCGTCCCTGTCGTCGTCCCCAACCGGGCGTCGTGGCGCGCACTCGAGAAGGCCGGCTTTCGCCGGGTCGGCGAGGGTTATCTGCCACCGGACAATCCGATCGACGACGGCGCCCACTACCTGAGCAGGCTCGATCTTCGTTAGGCATGAGAGCTGGGTTGACTGTGGAACCAGATGGAGATTCGGCAAGCCCGAGCATCGAGAACGTAACCCAGGGTAATTATGTTTCTGCGCAATATAATTGGGGAGTAGCGTGACCTGCATTGTTCGGGTCCCGTCCACAAACCGGATGACGCCGCCACCCTCACGATCTCCGGTGGCAGCGTCACCCGACTGAACCGTGCCGGTATCAGCTGAAGGCGCTGCCTGCGCCCGAACCGCTGCCGGTCAGCGAACCGAAGTCGAAGCACAGCGATCCGAGACACCGTTCGATGCCGATCACCGACACCGTACTGTCCTCGAAGTTGGTGACATAGGCGCGGGACCCGTCCGGTGAGATCGCCACTCCGAACGGGAGGTCCCCTACGGGGACGGTCTTGACCACCGTGTTGGTGGCGGTTTCGATCACCGACACCGAATCATCATCACCATTGGCGACGTACGCGCGGGCCCCGTCCGGGGTGACCGCCACCCCGAATGGACTGACCCCGACCGGGATGGGTTCGCCCACAACGGTGTTGGTGGCGGTCTCGATCACCGACACCGAATCATCGCTGATGTTGGAGACGTAGACGCGGGACCCGTCCGGGCTGACCGCCACCCCACGCGGACCGCTCCCGACCCCCACGGTTTTGACCACGGTGTTCCCGGCGGTCTCGATCACCGACACCGAACTATCAAGTCGGTTGGTGACGTAGGCGTGGGACCCATTCGGGGTGATCGCGACCTCACGCGGACTGCTCCCGACCGCGATGGGTCCGCCCATGATTGCGTTGGTGTCGGTGTCGATCACCGACACCTCGTCATCACCCCTGATGGTGACGTAGACGCGGGAACCATCCGGGGTGACCGCCACCCCGACCGGGCGGTCCCCGAGGTCGACGGTCTCGATGATGCTGTTCCCAGCGGTCTCGATCACCGACACCGAATCGTCGTCACGGTTGGCGACGTAGGCGTGAGACCCATCCGGGGAGATCGCCACCCCGGTCGGGAAGTCCCCGACATCGAAGGTATCAACCACCATTTTCGTGCCGGCGTCGATCACCGACACCGAATCGTCCGACTGGTCGGTGACGTAGACGCGGGACCCGTCCGGGGTGAGCGCCACCCCGACCGGGTTGTTCCCGACTGGGACGGTCGCGATGACGGTATCCGCCACTGCAGCTCCCGCCCCCACCCCGGTCATACCGAGCACCATTACGAATACGGCCGTCACTCCGAGCGCGACACGATGGGTGCGCCCCCTGACCGTGGAACAACCCCGAAGACTCCTGTGGTGATTCACATTATCCTCCTGCCTAGAGGAACAAAACGGATCAACCTTGCAGCGAGACAACCGATGTCTGGGCCCAACACCGGCCCATCGGAGGCTAACAGCCAAAATCTCTATTTCACCTCAGGACTCGCCGCACTCCTCACGGCCACTTCGCCATACGAGGAATGATCGAGCCTCCGGACCGCCCTACGTGTCAGAAGCGCGATCGGCATGCGTGCCGCAACGAACACCAATATGTGCCACGATCGTCGTATTGGTCGTCCGCAACCGGCTGAAGGACGCGTGGCGAAACCGCTCCGCCAAACGGCGCCTCTTCCTAAGATCGACGCATGACAGCACAACGGGCGTCGGAAGAGGTTGTGGACTGGTCCAGGATCGAGAACCGGGCACCGTCGGTAGCGGCATTGTTCGTGGATCGGGTGGCGCAGTCACCAGGCCGCGAAGCATTCCGCTACGTCGACCCGCGGGACGCTAGCCGGTGGTCGAGCATCACGTGGTCCGAGGCGGGTGACCGGGTGTTCAAGCTCGCTGCCGGTCTCATCGGACTCGGCGTGCAGTCCGAGCAACGGGTGGCGTTGGCTTCGTCCACCCGGCACGAATGGGCGTTGGCCGATCTGGCCGTGATGTGCGCCGGTGCGGCCACCACCACCGTGTATCCCACAACCAAAGCCGACGACGTCGCTTACATCCTCGCCAACTCCGGCAGTCGGGTCGTCTTCGCCGAGGACGACGTTCAGCTGGCCAAACTGCGACAGCAGCGTGATGAACTCGGCCACGTCGACAAGGTCGTGCTGATCGAAGGCACCCCCGGCGACAACGACGACAGCTGGGTCATCACCTTCGAGCAGTTGCTCGACCTCGGTGCCGAACTGCTCTCTCGGACACCCGATGCCGTGCACGAGCGGATCGAGGCGATCAAGCCGGACGACCTCGCGACCCTGATCTACACCTCGGGCACCACGGGCAAGCCGAAGGGAGTCCGACTTTCGCATTCCGCGTGGACGTACGAGGTCGCAGCGGTCGACTCCACCGACATCCTCGACGCCGACGACCTTCAATATCTCTGGCTCCCGCTCGCGCACGTATTCGGAAAGCTCCTGCTCACCCTTCCTCTACAAATCGGATTCGCGACCGCGATCGACGGCCGCATCGACAAGATCGTCGAGAATCTTGCCGTGGTGAAGCCCACCTTCATGGGCGCGGCTCCGCGGATCTTCGAGAAGGCTTACGCCCGCATCGTCTCGATGGTGCGGGAGGAGGGCGGGCCGAAGGAGAAGATCTTCGACTGGGCTATCGGTGTCGGCCTTGCGGTGTCCAAGGCAAAGCAGGCCGGCAGGAAACCGTCCCTTCTGGATTCGATTCAGCACGTCGTTGCCGATCGATTGGTGTACAGCACCATCCGGGATCGCTTCGGGGGACGTCTGAAGTTCTTCATCTCCGGGTCCGCGCCGCTCAATGCCGATGTTGCGCAATGGTTCGACGCAGTCGGCATCGTCGTTCTGGAAGGCTACGGACTCTCCGAGACCAGTGCCGCCACGTTCGTCAATCGTCCGTCGGCGTACCAGTTCGGCACCGTCGGCTGGCCCGTTCCCGGAACCGAACTCCAGATCGCTGACGACGGCGAGATCCTGATCAAGGGTCCGGGCGTCATGAGTGGATATCACGAGAATCCTGAAGCCACGGCCGACGCGCTCACCGAGGACGGGTGGTTCCGCACGGGCGACATCGGAATGATCGACGACAAGGGCTACCTGCGGATAACCGACCGCAAGAAGGACATGTTCAAGACGTCCAACGGTAAGTACGTCGCACCGTCCGCGATTGCGTCCACATTCAAGGGCATCTGCCCCTACGTCGGTGAAATCATCGTCGACGGCGAAGGAAAGTCGTACTGTGTCGCCCTGATTTCCCTTGATGCCGAAGCCATCGGTGAATGGGCGAAACAACACGGAATGGGCGACAAGTCGCTCGCCGAAATCGCGAATGCTCAGCAGACCCGCAACCTGATCGGGGGCTACATCGAGGAACTCAACGCCAATCTGAATCGGTGGGAGCAGGTCAAGAAGTTCCACATCCTCGATCGCGAACTGACCATCGAGAACGGCGAGATCACACCGAGCATGAAGCTCAAGCGCAAGGTCGTGATGACAAATTTCTCCGACGCACTCGCGGATCTCTACGCCTGATTTGACCCTCACGCGAGGTGAGGCTGCACGCTGGAGGATGTGAGCGAGAAACACACGGTTGGCGTGGTCGGCAGGCTGGTCGGAGTCAGTGTGCGCACGTTGCACCACTACGACGAGATCGGCCTGGTGACGCCGTCCGGCCGCACACCCAGTGGGTACCGCAGCTATTCGGATGCAGACGTCGAACGCCTGCACCAGGTGTTGACGTACCGGGAACTGGGATTCCCTCTCGAGGAGATCGCAGCCCTCCTCGACGACCCCGACGTGGATGCGCTGTCGCATCTGCAGCGTCAGCACGCGTTGCTGGGCGAACGGATCGATCGCTTACACCAAATGGTTGCAGCCGTGGAGAAGATGATGGAGGCAAAGAGCATGGGCATTGCGCTCACCCCCGAAGAGCAGCACGAGATCTTCGGCGACGACTGGCGCGGCGAGGAATACGCAACAGAGGCCGAGGAGCGCTGGAGCGAGAGCACAGCCTGGAAGCAGTCACAGCAACGCACCGCGAAGCTGAACAAGCAGGACTGGCGGCGAATCAAGGCCGAGATCGACGCGCTCGAGACGAGGTTTGCGCAAGCGATGGCTGAGGGCGTCGAACCGGGGTCCGATCGCGCGAATGCGCTGGCCGAAGAACATCGCGCCGGCGTCTCGAAGTTCTACGACTGCGACCACACGATGCAGGTCAATCTCGCCGAGATGTACGTCGCCGACGCCCGCTTTCGTCAGCACTACGAGAAGGTCGCCCCCGGGCTCGCCCAGTACGTGAGGGACGTCATCGTCGCCAACGCGAGTTAGCAGTAGCCTGGTCGCCGAGTCAGTACGGATGCCGGTCGGACTTCGCGAGCCACGCGTCATAGGCGTCGGCTCCGAGGTCCGGCCGGAATTGCTCGATCTTGATGCGGCGCTCCGCGAACGGCTTGTTGAAGTCTTCGTACTGGAAGGCGTCGTCGAATCCGATCGCGCTCGTGGCGGCGAGGTCGCAGGCGAAATGGACGGCGTCGAGCCTGGCCCAGTAGATGGCGCTCATGCACATCGGGCAAGGCGCACCGCTGGTATAGATCTCCATGCCCATCAACATTTTCGCGCGCTCGGGAACCTTGTCTACCGATCCCTCCGGGCGCGGAACCAGTTCGAGCGTCGAATCAGCGCGACGGTTCTTCGCGATCGACGGGGCTTCCGTGTTCAACACCTGCACCGCCTTGCGGATCGCTTCGATCTCCGCATGAGCGGTGATATCACCGGTCAGCAGGACTCGGTTCTGCCCACGAGCCACGATCTCGCCGCCGCTGGCGATCACCGCGCCGAATGGCCCGCCCCAATCGTTGTCGACCGATTCCTCGGCCAGCCGACACGCCTCTGCCATGAGTTCTTCACGCGTCACAACTCGCCCCGATCTGCAGTCTCGTTCACCGACGGCTCACGCCGGTCGATCTGCTGCCCTCGAGCACTGTGGCCCATGATCCTCGACGAGTATGCGCGTGAACTAGATGACACTCCAACACCGGTGATTGTTCAGCGCGTCGGCACTACGCTGAACTCATGTCCTCGTCGCAGCGCCCCAACCTGGGTCAGTACATTCGATACACGTTCGGTGGCACACTGCCCGAGTCGATGCAGGACTGGGTCCGCAACGACCTGGTCGGTCCCGGCGCCTCGGTGCGGTACCTCACGCGGTTCATGCTTCCAGGCGCTCTAGCGCTGCTGCTGTTCCTGCTCATCCCGGGCCCGGTGTGGGTTCCGCTGGCGATGATGGCCCTGCTGCTCATCCCGCTTCTCTACTTCGCGATCGCTCTGATGAACAACTACCGACGCCACCGCCTGCTCATCCACGGCCTCGACCCGGATCTGGTGAACGAGAGGGCGACGCGACGCGCGAACCTCACCCGTGCGGACTACGAGCAGCGTCACGGCCGCGCCCTGAGTTAGCCACCACCGTTCACCACAACGCTCTGGTATCGCGTTTCGGCGGGCGATACAGTCGAACTGTCGGATCTGTCGCTGGCCTGCTTGAATGCAATCTCCGCCTCTGAGCCGAACCATGAAACGGGCCGAACCCATGAAACGCTTCGATCTTCGTAATCGGACTGATCAACTCGATCCAGAGACACAGTACGAGGAGATCTGCCGCGTTCTCGGCACACAGGAATTCCCCTGGGACATCACTCAGGCGCTCAGCTTCGCACTGTTCCGAACGTATGCCGTACCCACCATCGGGAATCTGTTGTATCAAACGGGCGAGTTCACCGAGCGCGTGCAGAAACGCTATGACGACACCGCCCTGATCCTCGACGCCGTCCTCGAAGACGGCATACACAGTGATCGCGGCCGGGCCGCGATCCGTCGCATGAACCAGATGCACGGCTCCTACGACATCTCCAATGACGACATGCGATATGTCCTGTCGACGTTCGTTGTCACGCCCGTCCGCTGGATCGACGACTTCGGCTGGCGGAAGCTGACTCGCAATGAAATCGTCGCCTCGACGAACTACTACCGGGCACTGGGCAGCCGCATGGGTATCAAACAGATTCCGGAGACTTTCGAGGCGTTCGAGAAGTTCCTGGACGACTACGAGCGCGAGCACTTCCTCTTCGACGAGGGCAGCCGCGCCGTGGCAGATTCCACCCTGGACCTTCTGTGCACCTTCCCGCCCAACAATCTCGCACCCGCAGCCCTGATCAAGCGATTCTCCATGGCGATCATGGACGATCATCTCCTCGACGCGTTCGGCTATCCCCGCCCCTCGCCACTGTTTAGACGTCTGGCTCGCGGAGCACTGAAGGCACGCGCGCGACTGATTCGCTTCTACCCGGTTCGCACCGTGCCCAAGTTCGCGCGCGACCTGTCCAGCATTCGCAGCTACCCGCACGGGTACGAGGTGGAGAAACTGGGCACCTTCCCCACTACTTGCCCGGTTCGCCGCACCACCGAAACCAACTCTGGCGATAGGCATACCGATTCCGGACCCGAGAATCACCTTCCGACATAGGTCGCGAGATGGCGGCCGGTGAGGGTGGAGCGGTCAGCGACGAGATCGGCTGGTGTGCCCTCGAAGACAATTCGGCCACCGTCGTGTCCGGCACCGGGGCCGAGGTCGATGATCCAGTCGGCGTGCGCCATCACCGCCTGGTGATGCTCGATGACAATGACGGACTTGCCGGAGTCGACGAGGCGGTCCAGCAGGCCGAGTAGGTGCTCGACATCGGCGAGGTG
It encodes:
- a CDS encoding RtcB family protein, producing MPKKIAPKVLNWASIIDDDTVDQARSLAELPFIHQHVALMPDAHLGKGSSVGTVIPTRGAVIPAAVGVDIGCGCSVIRTNVHKEDVDANLVSGHTLAELREAVEDAIPMSAGNYNPRFDRYEFTAKRIAALETMAADSEVDLSHSPRWREQLGTLGGGNHFTEACFCKDDQVWLTLHSGSRGVGNKIAQKHIKIAQQMCEKWFVPLTDRDHAYLPEDTDEFWRYIKDLRWAQAFALANRGEMLDRFRLAFAEWMGLDPDQIETDRIESHHNYTEQTTMGGKTLWLTRKGAVDASPGKRGIIPGSMGTRSYITEGKGNAASFHSAPHGAGRMFSRTEARKRFTLDDLEQSMAGIEYRHGKEWIDEIPAAYKAIDVVMEDASDLVTILHELRQFLNVKGQ
- a CDS encoding AMP-dependent synthetase/ligase, producing the protein MTAQRASEEVVDWSRIENRAPSVAALFVDRVAQSPGREAFRYVDPRDASRWSSITWSEAGDRVFKLAAGLIGLGVQSEQRVALASSTRHEWALADLAVMCAGAATTTVYPTTKADDVAYILANSGSRVVFAEDDVQLAKLRQQRDELGHVDKVVLIEGTPGDNDDSWVITFEQLLDLGAELLSRTPDAVHERIEAIKPDDLATLIYTSGTTGKPKGVRLSHSAWTYEVAAVDSTDILDADDLQYLWLPLAHVFGKLLLTLPLQIGFATAIDGRIDKIVENLAVVKPTFMGAAPRIFEKAYARIVSMVREEGGPKEKIFDWAIGVGLAVSKAKQAGRKPSLLDSIQHVVADRLVYSTIRDRFGGRLKFFISGSAPLNADVAQWFDAVGIVVLEGYGLSETSAATFVNRPSAYQFGTVGWPVPGTELQIADDGEILIKGPGVMSGYHENPEATADALTEDGWFRTGDIGMIDDKGYLRITDRKKDMFKTSNGKYVAPSAIASTFKGICPYVGEIIVDGEGKSYCVALISLDAEAIGEWAKQHGMGDKSLAEIANAQQTRNLIGGYIEELNANLNRWEQVKKFHILDRELTIENGEITPSMKLKRKVVMTNFSDALADLYA
- a CDS encoding DUF5313 family protein is translated as MSSSQRPNLGQYIRYTFGGTLPESMQDWVRNDLVGPGASVRYLTRFMLPGALALLLFLLIPGPVWVPLAMMALLLIPLLYFAIALMNNYRRHRLLIHGLDPDLVNERATRRANLTRADYEQRHGRALS
- a CDS encoding HigA family addiction module antitoxin, whose translation is MNAQNEPLFDRVTPGEILNEEYIKAFGITQHHLAVAIGVPPRRINEIVHGKRRISPDTALRLARYFSTSERFWMNLQDRYDIEVERERIAPQLDAITPLVLNA
- a CDS encoding beta-propeller fold lactonase family protein, with product MNHHRSLRGCSTVRGRTHRVALGVTAVFVMVLGMTGVGAGAAVADTVIATVPVGNNPVGVALTPDGSRVYVTDQSDDSVSVIDAGTKMVVDTFDVGDFPTGVAISPDGSHAYVANRDDDSVSVIETAGNSIIETVDLGDRPVGVAVTPDGSRVYVTIRGDDEVSVIDTDTNAIMGGPIAVGSSPREVAITPNGSHAYVTNRLDSSVSVIETAGNTVVKTVGVGSGPRGVAVSPDGSRVYVSNISDDSVSVIETATNTVVGEPIPVGVSPFGVAVTPDGARAYVANGDDDSVSVIETATNTVVKTVPVGDLPFGVAISPDGSRAYVTNFEDSTVSVIGIERCLGSLCFDFGSLTGSGSGAGSAFS
- a CDS encoding MerR family transcriptional regulator, producing MSEKHTVGVVGRLVGVSVRTLHHYDEIGLVTPSGRTPSGYRSYSDADVERLHQVLTYRELGFPLEEIAALLDDPDVDALSHLQRQHALLGERIDRLHQMVAAVEKMMEAKSMGIALTPEEQHEIFGDDWRGEEYATEAEERWSESTAWKQSQQRTAKLNKQDWRRIKAEIDALETRFAQAMAEGVEPGSDRANALAEEHRAGVSKFYDCDHTMQVNLAEMYVADARFRQHYEKVAPGLAQYVRDVIVANAS
- a CDS encoding TetR/AcrR family transcriptional regulator; this translates as MPRPRVHDLDDALDAAERLAVEGGPSAVTLRAVAGATEMSNGAIYHAFGSRGGLVGRAWLRAAHRFLGVQQESVEQALACLSADGRAAAVDAVVAAADSPAIFAERFPQSSRFLLTVRRDELLGADVPEGVSDELSRLDSVLTELFTRLALALWERKDGRAVEVIESCVVGLPTGLLLHGRRKPDTAMRRHLEVAVRAVLDLDPPTPGKRHEINTKGSS
- a CDS encoding GNAT family N-acetyltransferase encodes the protein MSAEASSFEFVRTTREHFPQLQRWLREPHVARFWNQETSDADIERDFGGSIDGTEPREDFLVLRDGSPFGFIQRYRIADYPEDLELLTKLVEIPAGSISIDYFVGDPQNTGRGLGTSMLIAFAAKCRADLPDATTIIVPVVVPNRASWRALEKAGFRRVGEGYLPPDNPIDDGAHYLSRLDLR
- a CDS encoding nucleoside deaminase, whose translation is MTREELMAEACRLAEESVDNDWGGPFGAVIASGGEIVARGQNRVLLTGDITAHAEIEAIRKAVQVLNTEAPSIAKNRRADSTLELVPRPEGSVDKVPERAKMLMGMEIYTSGAPCPMCMSAIYWARLDAVHFACDLAATSAIGFDDAFQYEDFNKPFAERRIKIEQFRPDLGADAYDAWLAKSDRHPY
- a CDS encoding oxygenase MpaB family protein, yielding MKRFDLRNRTDQLDPETQYEEICRVLGTQEFPWDITQALSFALFRTYAVPTIGNLLYQTGEFTERVQKRYDDTALILDAVLEDGIHSDRGRAAIRRMNQMHGSYDISNDDMRYVLSTFVVTPVRWIDDFGWRKLTRNEIVASTNYYRALGSRMGIKQIPETFEAFEKFLDDYEREHFLFDEGSRAVADSTLDLLCTFPPNNLAPAALIKRFSMAIMDDHLLDAFGYPRPSPLFRRLARGALKARARLIRFYPVRTVPKFARDLSSIRSYPHGYEVEKLGTFPTTCPVRRTTETNSGDRHTDSGPENHLPT
- a CDS encoding type II toxin-antitoxin system RelE/ParE family toxin translates to MWGRRHSRQLGPEVQRAAYRKLLILDAADDINDLRIPPGNRLEKLVGDRKGQHSIRIDDQWRICFVWTASGPRDVEIADYH
- a CDS encoding enoyl-CoA hydratase-related protein produces the protein MTATLTYRDKIAVLDLGDDENRFSPEWLDTVNGLLDDVQEQGSQALVTTSTGKFYSNGLDLEWLMANGERTDWYVGRVHALFSRILTFPLPTVAAIGGHAFGAGAMFGIAHDYRVMRSDRGFYCFPEVDIHIPFTPGMAALIQSKLNPQTAVKAMTTGHRFGGTEAHTGGLVDATAPEGAVLDSAIDLVAPIGQKDPGTLGAIKSTMYASAVAALA
- a CDS encoding RtcB family protein, coding for MPLAEPLGRVGGCGDGPTPSRPLCRRILTRRVINAKRYAAASGANRIRSELLLCDLQRYKIDEIPAAYKAIDVVMEDASDLVTVLHELRQFLNVKGQ